CGCTTTTCGGCATCCGGTATCCCGAGGTCACGCTTGCAGACTATCTGAAGAAAAGGGTCGCCAAATTCTCTGATGTCCTTATTCCGACGGCCCAGGAGAACCTTAACCTTATCTGCGGAGCTTCTGATCTCCTGGAGATGGCAAACCCGAAATATGCCCAGAAGCAGAAGCTGATGCGCGCCATTGCTGATCTCGATGCAGACTACATAATCATCGACATCGGTGCCGGTTCAACGCTGAACAATCTTGATTTCTTCAATGCAGCACATATCGGCATTCTTGTTACGACTCCCATGCCGACCGCGGTCCAGAATGCCTATACGTTTTTAAAGATGGCACTGCACCGGAGAGTCCTTTCGCTCTTTTCCGACGAGCCGGCGCTCAGGAGCGAGATAGCCTCTGCGCTGGAAGACGGCAATGGGACCAAGAGCATGATCGAGCTCGTGGCAGATGTCAAAAAGATGGATGAAGCGGCTTCCTGGAAAATCATCAAGACCCTGGTCGAAAGCCGGTATCGCCTGATCGTTAATATGTCATCAGAGATGGACGGCCAGAGAATAGCGAATGCGCTTGCGGGACTCGCCTATCAGTTTCTGCGGCTAAAGCTTCCCTGCTTTGGGACGGTTGGCGTCAGCGCGGACATCGAGCAGTCCGTCCGCAAGCTGCAGCCACTCATGTTAAGCGGCAATACGGTTACTTCTCAGGCGATCAGGAAGATCACGCTGAAGATGAAAGACGAGACAATGCAATTCGCTGTCCGTGACCAGGTGGAGAAGAAGAAAGACGAACGGCAGCCCAAACCCGGGATTGAGGTCGCAGGAGAAAAACAGACGGCAATTGACAAAAGCGCTGCAGACCGTATCGGTCCCGGCGCAATGGAGGGAAGGATTACGAAGGAACCGGATGTTGCAACCCGGTATAAGGCTTCAGAGACTGAATCGACGGTCCAGCTCTGCATGAATGACGAATTTGTGCACGAGGGCATCAGGCTTCATATCCAGACCGAAGACCTAGGGATCAAAAAAGCCAAGGTCTTGACCCTTGTCTTCAGGGGAGGACGTATTCTTTTTTCAAAGGAAACCGACTATGGCCAATTTGCAGACCAGCAGCATCTGGAACGGTCAGTCGCGGAACGGGTACGCTGGC
The Nitrospirota bacterium DNA segment above includes these coding regions:
- a CDS encoding P-loop NTPase; this translates as MLFLKNIWAIGGGKGGVGKSVMAANLACGLARQGSRVTLIDADLAGANIHTLFGIRYPEVTLADYLKKRVAKFSDVLIPTAQENLNLICGASDLLEMANPKYAQKQKLMRAIADLDADYIIIDIGAGSTLNNLDFFNAAHIGILVTTPMPTAVQNAYTFLKMALHRRVLSLFSDEPALRSEIASALEDGNGTKSMIELVADVKKMDEAASWKIIKTLVESRYRLIVNMSSEMDGQRIANALAGLAYQFLRLKLPCFGTVGVSADIEQSVRKLQPLMLSGNTVTSQAIRKITLKMKDETMQFAVRDQVEKKKDERQPKPGIEVAGEKQTAIDKSAADRIGPGAMEGRITKEPDVATRYKASETESTVQLCMNDEFVHEGIRLHIQTEDLGIKKAKVLTLVFRGGRILFSKETDYGQFADQQHLERSVAERVRWQHKAILAGIHAGKLGDRLSAEGGA